From Parasteatoda tepidariorum isolate YZ-2023 chromosome 1, CAS_Ptep_4.0, whole genome shotgun sequence, one genomic window encodes:
- the LOC107447020 gene encoding mitochondrial glycine transporter A: MCHIDDSEHLLQSSTNMEIIQTYPFLKSFLAGSVSGTCSTLLFQPLDLIKTRIQNASKCGQNKNGMVTLFVQVLRNEKLLGLWRGTLPSVMRCVPGVGMYFSSLHWLQTNFGSENPHPLESMSFGVLARSFVGVTLLPVTVLKTRYESGIYAYNSLSEALYKIYKFEGRKGLFSGMIPTLFRDAPFSGIYLMFYTQTKKMVPPYVHDYVSTAPVNFTCGIVAGVFAAGITQPADVIKTKMQLYPKKYNTVPVAATLVFKENGIQGFFSGMVPRVVRRTLMAALAWTVYEQVISCSGLK, translated from the exons ATGTGCCATATCGATGACAGCGAGCACCTGCTTCAGAGCTCTACCAACATGGAAATCATACAAACG TAtccatttttgaaatcatttttagcTGGATCTGTTAGTGGAACTTGTTCTACATTACTTTTTCAGCCTTTAGACTTAATAAAGACAAGAATACAAAATGCCTCAAAGTGTGg acaaaataaGAATGGAATGGTCACTTTGTTTGTGCAAGTTTTACGCAATGAGAAACTCTTGGGTTTATGGCGAGGCACCTTACCA TCTGTGATGAGATGTGTTCCTGGTGTTGGAATGTATTTTAGTTCTTTACACTGGCTGCAGACAAACTTTGG TTCTGAGAATCCACATCCCTTGGAATCAATGAGTTTTGGTGTTCTAGCCAGATCATTTGTTGGTGTTACATTATTGCCTGTCACTGTTTTAAAAACCCGTTATGAA agtGGTATTTATGCATACAACAGTTTATCTGAagctctttataaaatttataagtttgaaggaagaaaag GTCTTTTTTCCGGGATGATACCTACACTTTTTAGAGATGCACCTTTTTCAGGAATTTATTTGATGTTCTATACCCAAACTAAAAAGATGGTTCCTCCtt ATGTGCATGACTACGTCTCAACAGCACCTGTTAATTTCACCTGTGGAATAGTTGCAGGAGTATTTGCTgcaggaataacacaacctgcagatgtgataaaaacaaaaatgcagcTGTATCCTAAAAAGTACAATACAGTTCCAGTGGCTGCTACTCTAGTCTTTAAA gaaAATGGAATTCAAGGTTTTTTCTCTGGTATGGTTCCTAGAGTGGTTAGAAGAACGTTAATGGCTGCTCTGGCATGGACTGTGTATGAACAA GTCATAAGCTGCTCCGGATTGAAATAA